A portion of the bacterium genome contains these proteins:
- a CDS encoding Rrf2 family transcriptional regulator: MISQTTEYALRAVVWLARQPDEQQGTKKISEAIQVPGGYLSKVLQKLTRAGLVTSSPGRGGGFRLARDPADIRVLEVVNAVDPLQRIQSCPLGLATHGSDLCALHRKLDEDLARTEKAFASTTITDLLDDKNGSQPLCES, from the coding sequence ATGATCTCCCAGACGACGGAATACGCACTTCGGGCGGTGGTCTGGCTGGCTCGCCAGCCCGATGAGCAGCAGGGCACGAAGAAGATCTCGGAGGCCATCCAGGTGCCTGGCGGCTACTTGTCCAAGGTGCTCCAGAAACTCACCCGTGCCGGTCTCGTGACCTCGAGCCCGGGACGGGGCGGGGGATTTCGCCTCGCTCGGGATCCGGCGGATATCCGTGTTCTCGAAGTTGTCAACGCGGTGGATCCTCTGCAGCGAATCCAATCGTGCCCGTTGGGTCTGGCGACCCACGGTTCGGACCTTTGTGCCCTGCACCGGAAGTTGGACGAAGATCTGGCGCGTACGGAGAAGGCGTTCGCCTCCACGACCATCACGGATCTGCTCGACGACAAGAACGGTTCGCAACCGCTTTGCGAATCCTGA
- the ric gene encoding iron-sulfur cluster repair di-iron protein, whose translation MAISIDSTVGELVAEGIHRARVFETYGIDYCCGGKTPLSTACQNAGCSPNDVVASLGDADRQAAESGSDATDWQAVSLTKLTTHIVDTHHAFMKRELPRIADLLAKVRNAHEGHHPELADLAGVYGALRAEIEAHLGKEEQVLFPLIQEMEATRQAGNAHCGSVNNPIRVMEHEHDNAGAALAKMRELTDDYTVPADGCATFAAMLDGLAAIERDLHIHIHKENNILHPRAARLESDLLDAARGRA comes from the coding sequence ATGGCTATATCGATCGACAGCACTGTCGGCGAGCTCGTCGCCGAGGGAATTCACCGGGCACGGGTCTTCGAGACCTATGGCATCGACTACTGCTGCGGAGGCAAGACGCCCCTATCGACGGCCTGCCAGAACGCGGGTTGTTCGCCGAATGACGTCGTCGCATCTCTTGGCGACGCCGACCGGCAAGCGGCCGAATCCGGTTCGGACGCGACCGACTGGCAAGCGGTCAGCCTGACAAAGCTCACCACGCACATCGTCGACACCCACCATGCGTTCATGAAGCGGGAACTCCCCCGGATCGCGGATCTCCTGGCTAAGGTGCGGAACGCCCATGAGGGGCACCATCCGGAGCTTGCAGATCTGGCGGGCGTCTACGGCGCCCTGCGGGCCGAGATCGAGGCCCATCTCGGGAAGGAGGAGCAGGTGCTGTTCCCCCTGATCCAGGAGATGGAGGCGACCCGTCAGGCCGGCAACGCCCATTGCGGGTCCGTGAACAACCCCATTCGCGTCATGGAACACGAGCACGACAACGCCGGGGCCGCCCTGGCGAAGATGCGGGAGCTGACCGACGACTACACCGTCCCGGCGGACGGCTGCGCCACCTTCGCGGCCATGCTCGATGGGCTTGCCGCCATCGAACGCGACCTTCACATCCACATCCACAAGGAGAACAACATCCTCCATCCCCGCGCCGCCCGGCTCGAGAGCGACCTCCTCGACGCCGCCCGAGGCCGGGCGTGA